A region of Candidatus Neomarinimicrobiota bacterium DNA encodes the following proteins:
- the rpmG gene encoding 50S ribosomal protein L33, whose protein sequence is MREIITLECTVCKRRNYTTTKNKRKHPERVEYKKYCRWCNKHTLHKETR, encoded by the coding sequence ATGAGAGAGATTATAACATTAGAATGTACAGTATGCAAGCGTAGAAATTATACAACAACAAAAAATAAAAGAAAACATCCAGAAAGGGTTGAGTATAAAAAATATTGTAGATGGTGTAATAAACATACACTTCATAAAGAAACTAGGTAA